AGGATTTACACAGGAAAAAGGGAAAAAATTATAAGGGAGAAGGTGCAGATACTTAAAGAGAGTTCTTCTAATCCGATTATACTTGGTATTGTTCAGGATATAACAGATATTTATACCATTTACCAGAAAGTTCTTGAAAATGAGGAAAGATACCGCTCCCTCTTTGAATACTCCAACGACGCCATTGTAATTGCTGACATAGATGGAAATATAAAAGATGTAAATCAAAAAGCTGTATACAAACTTGGATACTCTAAACTTGACTTAACAATACTGAATCTAAAGGATATATTTGAAGAGCGATTTAAGAAAGTTTTTAAAGAATGGTTAAAAAGACTGTACGTGAACGGGCATCTCAGATTTGAAACAGAAGTAATAACCAAAGATAAATCTACATTTTCTGCAGAGGTATCAGCCAGTATCGTAGAGATAAAAGGTAAAAAATATATACAGCTGATCATCAGAGATATTACCGACAGAAAACTTGCAGAAAAAGAACTAAAACTGGCATCTATGGTTTTTGAGAATGCTCTGGAAGGGATAGTAATCACAGACGAAAATGGAATTATACTGAGATCAAATGAAGCGTTTACAGAGATAACAGGTTTTGATAAATCTGAGATTTTAGGGTGGAAGATAAACCAGATTCCTGTTTTCAGTCTGAGGGGAAATCATTTTTTAAGGGTGTGGCACAAAGCAGAAACCTCAGACAGATGGCAGGGAGAGATAACCGGTCTTAAGAAAAACGGTGATACTTTTCCAGCATGGCTCTCAATAATAAAAGTAAAAAATAGAGGAGAAACAACTAACTTTATTGTTATGATATCTGATATAACACGTAGAAAACATAAAGAGAAAAAACTAAAAAACCTTGCATATTATGACAATCTGACAAAACTACCTAACCGACCCCACTTTTTCAACAAACTTAAATCTGCCGTCGAAAGAGCCACAGAAAACAAAACAAAATTTGCCCTGTTTTTTATTGATCTTGATGGGTTCAAGCAGGTTAACGATACCTATGGACATGAGGTGGGAGATAAACTGCTAATCGAAGTGGCAAAAAAACTCAGATCTTCTGTAAGAAAGGATGATTTTGTTGCAAGGCTTGCAGGTGATGAGTTTGTGATACTTATAGAGAATATAGATGGTAAAGAGGTACTGAAAAAGATAGCAGACAAAATAATAAAAAATGTAGGTTCCATATACATTATAGACGGAAATGAGATAAAAATAGGTGCAAGTATAGGAATATCAATATTCCCTGACGATGCAAATGATATAGAAACTATTATGAGGCACGCAGACTCAGCCATGTACCACTCGAAACTTACCGGAAAAAACAGATCAACCTTTTATGCCGATATCATCAACAAACGATAGAAGTTTTTTATATGTCTGCCTGTCCAATTTTTTATCTGTATAAAACAGCTTTTCAAACTCCCTTACAAAGCGGTAGGCTTTAGTTTTTATATCTTCCCTATCTATCCTCTTTACAAACTCCTCAAGACCTTCATTTTCTTTTTTTCTGTATCCTAATTTTTCCATCTTTTTGTAAAATCTTTTAAGTAATCTTCTTTCGTAGCTTTCTATTTTTAACCTGTAAATCCCCATAAAAATGCTAACAATCATAGCAAAAACAAGAAAGTAATATACATACTCTTTCAAACGGACTGTATCAAATTTTACAGAGCTTACTACATTCTGGGCTTTTTTTATCAAACTTACCTGTTTTTTTAGATCAAAATTTACCACACTGTTTATATAAGCATACTCTACAGCATCTAATATCAGCATTATCTTATCTAAAATCCCTTTCTCTTTTTCAGAATAAACCCTCGCAGCATAGGAAGTAGTAGGATCAAACCTCATCCATTTACCGTTTATATAAGCCTCTATCCACGTATGGGCGTACTTCTGGGGAACTAAATAGTAGTCTCCTATTCTGTTATAAATCATCCCTTTATAACCACCTACCACTCTGACAGGAATCTTATTTATTCTGAGAAGAACAGCAGCCGCAGAGGCAAAATACTCACAGTTTCCCCTCTTAGTCTCAAACAGAAAACTGTAAACAGGGTCATCACCTGCAGGAAGATTTTTCAGACTGTATCTGTAGCTTTCCTTTAGGTAAGAAACTACATTTTTTACTGTCTGGAGAGTAGTTTCTCCTTTCAGTCTGTAAGCAAGTTGAAACACTTTCCTGTTTATATTATTAGGAAGCTGTGTATAGGCATAAATATTTATATCCTCTGCCTGTATAACACCTTCAAGATCAGAAATAGCTGTGTATTTAATACGGGAGTATAAATTTTTATAAAAAACGAAGACGGAATCATCCTCTCTCCTTGCACCTTTTAGATTAATACTGACAGGAGTATCTACAGCAAGTAAATACCTCCCTCCTGTAGGTTCAAGGATTATTTCCTGTTTAACTGGATTTCTGATCAGTACTTTTTCAGTTTCCTGTAGATTTCTCCTTAACCATCTTTTACCATCAAAAAAGTTTAAGACTATACCTCTTATATAGATATCCTCTGGATTTATTCTTTTGTCTATTTTTACCCTTACGGCGATGCTTTCATCTTCCTGTATCTGGGATACATCCCCTATACTGACAACATCTGAAAAACCGGTTTTTCCTTTTGAGCCTGCATTTAAAAAATCAAAAACAGGATGTTGTGTTCTTGGTAGGACGACAAAAAGAAAAGCTGTTAAAGGAATTGCTACAAGGGGTATTAGGAGGGTTCTTGTTGCGATTTTTTTAAAAATCTGTGTGTGAACGACCAGTTCCTGATCCTGAGAGTAATAGGTAAGAAAAATAATAGACAGAACAACTGTAAAAAACAGTATCAGGAAAAAAAGCATAAATGACAGGTCTATAGTCAGAAGTGCAGAACCGGCGAGAAGAAAAACAGATATAGTGTATATCTGCATAAAATCTCTGAACTGTTTATTTTCTAAAAACTTTATCCCAAGAAGTATAAGAAGTGTTTCTATAACAGGTATAACCAGATTTTCAGTTGAAGCTCTGAAAAAAAGAGAGATAACCACAACAAGAGATAGTATATTCAGTACAATTCTCGGAATTATCTCTTCCCTTTTCCTATCAACGAAAATTCCTCCAGCAAAAAAGAGAACAAAGATCAAAGAAAAGACAGGATCTACATATCTCACCACAGAAAGAAATCCTGTTAATCCTACAATATAATTCAGAATAGAAACAACATTTCTTATCTTTATCATCTCAAAACCGCAAGCTCTGTAAGTATCATGGCTTTTTGCTTTCTTGAATGTTCAGGCTTAAAAAATTTTTTTCCGTATTTTAAACCAAAAGGCACAGAGTTTTTATAAAGCTCAAGGACAAGGTATGTAGCATAAGAGACTTTTGTCTCTAAATCTCCATGTATGCTATCTAAATCAATAATAACAGGTTTTGAAGAAAGGTCTTCCATCTCTTTTACCTTCAGTTCTCCTGTTCTGGCAGAGGCTTTCCAGTGTATAAACTTAACTGGATCTCCCGGAGAATAGTTCCTTATTGATACAATATCCCCCTGAGAGCCTGATTTTTGTGTACTGTAGTGACCATCCCTTCTTCCAGGACCAGAAGAGTTATACAGATTTTCCATTTTTCTTGGATATGGATATACAATAACAGGTATTTTTTTCTGGTATACAATACATCTTACAAAAAAGTTAAATGGAAAAACGGAACATATACCAAAACTGTCTGTTGTATATTTACCTCTTTTCCGGTAAAGATAGTTTATATGGAAGGTGTAAGAACCTTTTGGATCAATATACGGGACGATATATTTTTTGTCATAAAAATGA
This genomic stretch from Persephonella hydrogeniphila harbors:
- a CDS encoding PAS domain S-box protein, with translation MLKVLYALILGVTIVLINIYYYGLQKTIIYSQVIPNIIAFIAILAGFYLSDKLKNLPSVYNNVNLGFVFIIISHANLIAFFITNQPLQVLSVTEFFVKLPGIALVLIGMKNWLKIKEEREHKLKEQEEKWKGIVEGIKDIIVIIQDNKVKYINPNVKDILGVKPEDIIGKNLSNLIHREDIEKLLSNKKTPQKIKLKSKNGQIKVFEVNPSYITYEGKPAVLGILRDITDKVQKEQELLKTKEALEEIREKLHAAQKAAKVGYWEIHLPDLNVKLSEEAMAIFEETEKADSIPFEQFLEYVNPKEKNEIKEKRLTAITSLVPYEAEYRIYTGKREKIIREKVQILKESSSNPIILGIVQDITDIYTIYQKVLENEERYRSLFEYSNDAIVIADIDGNIKDVNQKAVYKLGYSKLDLTILNLKDIFEERFKKVFKEWLKRLYVNGHLRFETEVITKDKSTFSAEVSASIVEIKGKKYIQLIIRDITDRKLAEKELKLASMVFENALEGIVITDENGIILRSNEAFTEITGFDKSEILGWKINQIPVFSLRGNHFLRVWHKAETSDRWQGEITGLKKNGDTFPAWLSIIKVKNRGETTNFIVMISDITRRKHKEKKLKNLAYYDNLTKLPNRPHFFNKLKSAVERATENKTKFALFFIDLDGFKQVNDTYGHEVGDKLLIEVAKKLRSSVRKDDFVARLAGDEFVILIENIDGKEVLKKIADKIIKNVGSIYIIDGNEIKIGASIGISIFPDDANDIETIMRHADSAMYHSKLTGKNRSTFYADIINKR
- a CDS encoding transglutaminaseTgpA domain-containing protein; the encoded protein is MIKIRNVVSILNYIVGLTGFLSVVRYVDPVFSLIFVLFFAGGIFVDRKREEIIPRIVLNILSLVVVISLFFRASTENLVIPVIETLLILLGIKFLENKQFRDFMQIYTISVFLLAGSALLTIDLSFMLFFLILFFTVVLSIIFLTYYSQDQELVVHTQIFKKIATRTLLIPLVAIPLTAFLFVVLPRTQHPVFDFLNAGSKGKTGFSDVVSIGDVSQIQEDESIAVRVKIDKRINPEDIYIRGIVLNFFDGKRWLRRNLQETEKVLIRNPVKQEIILEPTGGRYLLAVDTPVSINLKGARREDDSVFVFYKNLYSRIKYTAISDLEGVIQAEDINIYAYTQLPNNINRKVFQLAYRLKGETTLQTVKNVVSYLKESYRYSLKNLPAGDDPVYSFLFETKRGNCEYFASAAAVLLRINKIPVRVVGGYKGMIYNRIGDYYLVPQKYAHTWIEAYINGKWMRFDPTTSYAARVYSEKEKGILDKIMLILDAVEYAYINSVVNFDLKKQVSLIKKAQNVVSSVKFDTVRLKEYVYYFLVFAMIVSIFMGIYRLKIESYERRLLKRFYKKMEKLGYRKKENEGLEEFVKRIDREDIKTKAYRFVREFEKLFYTDKKLDRQTYKKLLSFVDDIGIKG
- a CDS encoding DUF58 domain-containing protein; translated protein: MLSFMGISGFFGKRNLSNLDLEIDMPEEIFAGVEFPVRVVLKNKKRFLPSFLVIFHFYDKKYIVPYIDPKGSYTFHINYLYRKRGKYTTDSFGICSVFPFNFFVRCIVYQKKIPVIVYPYPRKMENLYNSSGPGRRDGHYSTQKSGSQGDIVSIRNYSPGDPVKFIHWKASARTGELKVKEMEDLSSKPVIIDLDSIHGDLETKVSYATYLVLELYKNSVPFGLKYGKKFFKPEHSRKQKAMILTELAVLR